GCCGCGGTCGCGCGGCGAGGGTGGTGCCCGTGACCACCACCGACCTGCCGCCCATCGCCGTGCGCGCCGCCGCGCCGGCCCACGTCCCGCTGCCCGACGCGTCCCTCGGCCTCACATGGCGACCGGTGGCACGGGACGACGTCGCAGCGCTGTCGGCGCTCGTGACCCGCACTGAGGTCGCGGACGGGCTGCCGTACCGGACGTCGCCCGAGGAGGTCGAGGAGAAGCTCGACGGCGACTGGAAGGACATCGCGCGCGACACCCTCCTCGGTGTCGACGTCGACGGCGTGCCCCGCGCCTGGGCGGAGGTCGACCAGCCACCGGGCGACACGCGCGTCGTGCGGGCGTTCGTCGGGGGTGGCGTCGACCCGGACTGGCGCGGCAGGGGCGTCGGGCGCGCGCTCGTCGCGTGGTCGCACGCGCGGGCACGTCAGGTCCTCGCCGCGACCGGCAAGGAGCTGCCCGCGCGCATCGCGGGCTTCGTCCCCGACCAGGCGCAGGACACCGCCCGACTGCTGACGCGCGCGGGCATGGCACCCGTCCGGTACTACGCGGAGATGCGTCGACCGCTCGACGTGCCGCTGCCCGACGCGCCGGTCCCGGAGGGCGTCCGCATCGTGCCGTGGTCGCCCGAGCACGACGAGGGCGCGCGTCTCGCGCACAACGCGGCGTTCGCCGACCACTGGGGGAGCGAGCCGCGGACGCCCGAGCAGTGGACGCACGGGCGCAGCATGTTCGCCCCGACGTGGAGCCTCGTCGCGCTCGACGCGGACGACCGCGTCGTCGGGTACCTGCTGTCGGGCCGGTACGAGGCGGACTGGGAGGTCGCGGGCCACACGTCGGGCTACACCGAGCTGCTCGGCGTGGTGCGCGAGTGGCGGGGGCGCGGGCTCGCGTCGGCGCTGCTGGCGACCGTGATGGACCGGTACCGGGCGGACGGCATCGAGTACGCCGAGCTCGGCGTCGACACCGCGAACCGCTCCGGTGCGCACCGCCTGTACACGAGCCTCGGGTACGAGGTGTTCGACAGCTCCACGATGTACGCGATCGAGCTCTGACCCCGACGGGGGACCCGGGCCGGGAGGTGGCCCGCGCGGTCGTGCGGGCCGGTTAGCATCGGCGACGGCCGGACGACGAGGTCCGGCCGCGTGCCGTCCCGGACGCGTGCCGTCCGGTCCCTGGAGGTCGCCGTGCTCCGCTCCCTGCCCGTCGCC
The sequence above is a segment of the Cellulomonas fimi genome. Coding sequences within it:
- a CDS encoding GNAT family N-acetyltransferase; the protein is MTTTDLPPIAVRAAAPAHVPLPDASLGLTWRPVARDDVAALSALVTRTEVADGLPYRTSPEEVEEKLDGDWKDIARDTLLGVDVDGVPRAWAEVDQPPGDTRVVRAFVGGGVDPDWRGRGVGRALVAWSHARARQVLAATGKELPARIAGFVPDQAQDTARLLTRAGMAPVRYYAEMRRPLDVPLPDAPVPEGVRIVPWSPEHDEGARLAHNAAFADHWGSEPRTPEQWTHGRSMFAPTWSLVALDADDRVVGYLLSGRYEADWEVAGHTSGYTELLGVVREWRGRGLASALLATVMDRYRADGIEYAELGVDTANRSGAHRLYTSLGYEVFDSSTMYAIEL